One Candidatus Dormiibacterota bacterium genomic region harbors:
- the folE gene encoding GTP cyclohydrolase I FolE, giving the protein MSLADADTPALIEGVLSRLGEDPTREGLLRTPERVARSLEFLTSGYHEDVHRVLNGAIFAEQYSEMVVVKDIELYSLCEHHMLPFYGRAHVAYVPDGRVVGLSKLPRLVNVFARRLQVQERLTVEIAEALDEALAPRGVGVVIEAAHLCMMMRGVQKQNSHSVTSSMRGVFLTDPRSRGEFLELTGRGRGR; this is encoded by the coding sequence ATGTCTCTCGCGGATGCCGACACACCGGCACTGATCGAGGGGGTGCTCAGTCGGTTGGGCGAGGATCCCACCCGCGAAGGGCTGCTCCGAACTCCTGAGCGTGTGGCCAGGAGCCTCGAGTTCCTGACCAGCGGCTACCACGAGGACGTCCACCGAGTGCTCAACGGCGCGATCTTCGCCGAGCAGTACTCCGAGATGGTCGTGGTGAAGGACATCGAGCTGTACAGCCTCTGCGAGCACCACATGCTCCCCTTCTACGGCAGGGCTCACGTCGCCTATGTGCCGGATGGGCGGGTGGTCGGGCTGAGCAAGCTGCCACGGCTCGTCAACGTCTTCGCCCGGCGCCTGCAGGTGCAGGAGCGGCTTACCGTGGAGATCGCCGAGGCCCTCGACGAGGCTCTCGCGCCTCGGGGCGTGGGCGTGGTCATCGAGGCCGCGCACCTCTGCATGATGATGCGCGGGGTGCAGAAGCAGAACAGCCACTCCGTCACGTCCAGCATGCGTGGCGTGTTTCTCACCGATCCGAGGAGCCGCGGCGAGTTCCTCGAGCTCACCGGTCGGGGACGTGGAAGGTGA